A section of the Neisseria dumasiana genome encodes:
- a CDS encoding O-methyltransferase yields the protein MATHIHNTDPKLGAYLNSIGEAEHPALTALRERMQTHRLGKMAIAPSQASLLTWLARLMRAERYLEVGVFTGYSSTAMALALPSHGTVTACDINVTFTDIARETWQAAGIAHKITLHLQPALLTLDDLISAGESETYDIALIDADKPPTPEYYERCLQLVRSGGVIAIDNVLLGGRVLQPVHADSPPAHSILQAFNESLPQDGRIIPITLPVGDGLTLLLKK from the coding sequence ATGGCAACCCACATACACAATACCGATCCGAAGCTGGGTGCGTATCTCAACAGTATCGGCGAAGCCGAGCATCCCGCTTTGACCGCTTTGCGTGAACGCATGCAAACACACCGGCTCGGCAAAATGGCTATCGCCCCTTCGCAGGCATCATTGCTGACCTGGCTGGCCAGACTGATGCGCGCCGAGCGTTATTTGGAAGTCGGTGTGTTTACCGGTTACAGCAGCACGGCCATGGCTTTGGCCTTGCCGTCTCACGGCACCGTTACCGCCTGCGACATCAACGTTACCTTTACCGACATCGCACGCGAAACCTGGCAGGCGGCAGGCATAGCACACAAAATCACGCTGCATCTGCAACCGGCCTTATTGACATTAGACGACCTGATCAGCGCAGGCGAATCGGAAACTTACGACATTGCCCTGATTGATGCAGACAAACCGCCCACCCCGGAATATTACGAACGCTGTTTGCAATTGGTGCGTAGCGGCGGCGTTATTGCCATCGACAACGTGCTGCTCGGCGGTCGCGTTTTACAGCCCGTTCATGCCGACAGCCCGCCGGCTCACAGCATCTTACAGGCGTTTAACGAAAGCCTGCCGCAAGACGGCCGTATCATTCCGATCACGCTTCCGGTAGGCGACGGTTTAACCCTTTTGCTTAAAAAATAA
- a CDS encoding DUF3460 family protein, with amino-acid sequence MYHYKSDATKFLEEYIEQHPEEAQQRLKNRGLLWDVELNPEEQAGYEAAKLPKKPYAYQPD; translated from the coding sequence ATGTACCACTACAAATCAGATGCCACAAAATTTCTCGAAGAATACATCGAACAACATCCCGAAGAAGCGCAACAACGCCTGAAAAACCGCGGCTTGTTGTGGGATGTCGAATTAAATCCCGAAGAACAAGCCGGATACGAAGCGGCCAAACTGCCCAAAAAACCCTACGCCTACCAGCCCGACTGA
- a CDS encoding polynucleotide adenylyltransferase PcnB — translation MLKKWLYKVLPGKSGKPRARKEVIPFSGHRISADMLSFAAEKVVRRLHNEGFEAYVVGGAVRDLLLGMEPKDFDVATNATPEQIRKVFRRSRIIGRRFQIVHVMIGPETIEVTTFRSGGKVLHNEHGRIMKDNAYGSMEEDAMRRDFTCNALYYDPIRQHIIDFHHGVADIAARKLVMIGNPAERYQEDPVRVLRAVRLSGKLGFDVEQETAAPIAEYAGRLKQEPVARLFDEIMKLLFSGYASVCLAQFEKLGVQENIHPILTALLNAAKDERSITAAALRNTDERLRADKSVSVGFVLAAVMWPQLNARWQKNMKNGQKPAPALTQAINDLRDMEKGWGVPQRFSATMREIWQLQPQFENRRGARPHRLLAQQRFRAAYDFLLLRAETGNADPELAQWWTAFQHADDTARLEMTAARQGQGAASGNEAKRKRRRKPRKKKEVAA, via the coding sequence ATGTTGAAGAAATGGCTGTACAAGGTTTTGCCCGGCAAATCGGGAAAACCACGTGCGCGTAAGGAAGTGATTCCGTTTTCCGGCCACCGCATCAGTGCCGATATGTTGAGTTTTGCCGCTGAAAAAGTGGTTCGCCGTTTGCACAACGAAGGTTTTGAAGCCTATGTGGTCGGCGGCGCGGTGCGCGATTTGCTGTTGGGCATGGAGCCTAAGGATTTCGATGTGGCAACGAATGCCACGCCCGAGCAGATACGCAAAGTATTCCGCCGCAGCCGTATTATCGGCCGCCGCTTTCAGATCGTGCATGTGATGATCGGCCCGGAAACCATTGAAGTTACTACATTCCGCAGCGGCGGCAAAGTATTGCACAACGAACACGGCCGCATTATGAAAGATAATGCCTACGGTTCGATGGAAGAAGATGCGATGCGCCGCGATTTTACCTGCAACGCTCTGTATTACGACCCGATCCGCCAGCATATTATCGATTTTCATCACGGCGTGGCCGATATTGCGGCGCGAAAATTGGTGATGATCGGCAATCCTGCCGAACGCTATCAAGAAGACCCCGTGCGCGTGTTGCGTGCGGTGCGCTTGTCGGGCAAGCTCGGTTTTGATGTCGAGCAGGAAACCGCCGCGCCGATTGCCGAATATGCAGGCCGTCTGAAACAAGAACCGGTGGCACGTTTGTTTGACGAAATCATGAAGCTGCTGTTTTCAGGCTATGCTTCGGTGTGTTTGGCTCAATTTGAAAAGCTCGGGGTGCAGGAAAACATTCATCCGATTTTAACGGCTTTGCTGAATGCGGCAAAAGACGAACGGAGCATCACCGCCGCCGCCCTGCGCAATACCGATGAACGTTTGCGTGCAGATAAATCGGTGTCTGTGGGTTTTGTGTTGGCTGCCGTGATGTGGCCGCAATTGAATGCACGCTGGCAAAAAAACATGAAAAACGGTCAAAAGCCCGCGCCGGCATTAACTCAGGCCATTAACGATCTGCGCGATATGGAAAAAGGCTGGGGTGTTCCTCAGCGTTTTTCGGCTACCATGCGGGAAATTTGGCAGTTGCAGCCGCAATTTGAAAACCGCCGCGGCGCCCGGCCGCACCGCCTGTTGGCTCAGCAACGCTTTCGGGCAGCTTACGATTTCCTGCTGTTGCGTGCCGAAACGGGCAATGCAGACCCTGAGCTGGCGCAATGGTGGACGGCGTTCCAACACGCAGACGATACCGCCCGTTTGGAGATGACCGCAGCCCGGCAAGGGCAGGGTGCCGCATCGGGTAACGAAGCCAAGCGCAAACGCCGCCGCAAACCGCGCAAGAAAAAAGAGGTTGCCGCATGA
- a CDS encoding glutaredoxin family protein, translating into MKPLESSTQSGWRLTLMFREYCSLCHKMRDALKPYQEAYGFELHIVDVDNDPVLEEKYNELVPVLLDGDMEICHWFLDENKLRAYLETKAV; encoded by the coding sequence ATGAAGCCGCTTGAATCTTCAACACAAAGCGGATGGCGGCTAACTTTGATGTTCCGCGAATATTGCAGTTTGTGCCACAAAATGCGGGATGCTTTAAAACCTTATCAAGAAGCATACGGCTTTGAGTTGCATATCGTTGATGTGGATAACGATCCCGTGCTGGAAGAAAAATACAACGAACTTGTGCCCGTGCTGCTCGACGGCGATATGGAAATCTGCCATTGGTTTTTAGACGAAAACAAGTTGCGCGCCTATCTCGAAACTAAGGCCGTCTGA